A window of the Camelus ferus isolate YT-003-E chromosome 22, BCGSAC_Cfer_1.0, whole genome shotgun sequence genome harbors these coding sequences:
- the PNPLA6 gene encoding neuropathy target esterase isoform X2: MEAPLQTGMMQTSRPERAVTSGADLARREGVQGVPAPEEGLAGRGCDAQPVPFVPQVLGVMIGAGVVVLVTAVLILLLVRRLRVPKTPAPDGPRYRFRKRDKVLFYGRKIMRKVSQSTSSLVDASVSTTSRPRMKKKLKMLNIAKKILRIQKEAPTLQRKEPPPSVLEADLTEGDLANSHLPSEVLYMLKNVRVLGHFEKPLFLELCRHMVFQRLGQGDYVFRPGQPDASIYVVQDGLLELCLPGPDGKECVVKEVVPGDSVNSLLSILDVITGHQHPQRTVSARAARDSTVLRLPVEAFSAVFTKYPESLVRVVQIIMVRLQRVTFLALHNYLGLTNELFSHEIQPLRLFPSPGLPSRTSPVRGSKRVASTSATEEPRETPGRPPDPTGAPLPGPAGDPVKPTSLEAPSAPLLSRCISMPVDISGLQGGPRSDFDMAYERGRISVSLQEEASGAPQATPARTPTQELREQPAGACEYSYCEDESATGGCPFGPYQGRQTSSIFEAAKRELAKLMRIEDPSLLNSRVLLHHAKAGTIIARQGDQDVSLHFVLWGCLHVYQRMIDKAEDVCLFVAQPGELVGQLAVLTGEPLIFTLRAQRDCTFLRISKSDFYEIMRAQPSVVLSAAHTVAARMSPFVRQMDFAIDWTAVEAGRALYRQGDRSDCTYIVLNGRLRSVIQRGSGKKELVGEYGRGDLIGVVEALTRQPRATTVHAVRDTELAKLPEGTLGHIKRRYPQVVTRLIHLLSQKILGNLQQLQGPFPGSGLGVPPHSELTNPASNLATVAVLPVCAEVPMVAFMLELQHALQAIGPTLLLNSDIIRARLGASALDSIQEFRLSGWLAQQEDTHRIVLYQTDASLTPWTVRCLRQADCILIVGLGDQEPTLGQLEQMLENTAVRALKQLVLLHREEGLGPTRTVEWLNMRSWCSGHLHLRCPRRLFSRRSPAKLHELYEKVFSRRADKHSDFSRLARVLTGNTIALVLGGGGARGCSHIGVLKALEEAGVPVDLVGGTSIGSFIGALYAEERSASRTKQRAREWAKSMTSVLEPVLDLTYPVTSMFTGSAFNRSVHRVFQDKQIEDLWLPYFNVTTDITASAMRVHKDGSLWRYVRASMTLSGYLPPLCDPKDGHLLMDGGYINNLPADIARSMGAKTVIAIDVGSQDETDLSTYGDSLSGWWLLWKRLNPWADKIKVPDMAEIQSRLAYVSCVRQLEVVKSSSYCEYLRPPIDCFKTMDFGKFDQIYDVGYQYGKAVFGGWSRGDIIEKMLTDRRSADLNESRRADVLAFPSSGFTDLAEIVSRIEPPTSYVSDGCADGEESDCLTEYEEDAGPDCSRDEGGSPEGASPSTASEMEEEKSILRHRRCLPQDPPSSATDA; encoded by the exons ATGGAGGCCCCGCTGCAAACAGGAATG ATGCAGACATCGAGGCCCGAGCGGGCTGTGACTTCGGGGGCGGACTTGGCTCGGCGGGAAGGGGTCCAGGGCGTCCCGGCCCCCGAGGAAGGCTTGGCGGGACGAGGATGTGATGCGCAGCCAGTACCGTTCGTCCCGCAGGTGCTGGGCGTGATGATCGGGGCTGGAGTTGTGGTGCTGGTCACGGCCGTGCTCATCCTCCTGCTGGTGCGGAGGCTTCGAGTACCGA AAACCCCAGCCCCGGATGGCCCGCGGTATCGGTTCCGGAAGAGAGACAAAGTGCTTTTCTATGGCCGGAAGATTATGCGGAAG GTGTCACAATCCACTTCTTCCCTGGTGGACGCCTCCGTCTCCACCACTTCGCGGCCACGCATGAAGAAGAAACttaagatgctcaacattgccaAGAA gaTCCTGCGCATCCAGAAAGAGGCGCCAACGCTGCAGCGGAAGGAGCCGCCACCCTCCGTGCTGGAGGCTGACCTGACGGAGGGTGACCTGGCCAACTCCCACCTGCCCTCCGAGGTGCTCTACATGCTGAAGAACGTCCG GGTGCTGGGCCACTTCGAGAAGCCGCTCTTCCTGGAGCTCTGCCGGCACATGGTCTTCCAGCGTCTCGGCCAGGGTGACTACGTCTTCCGGCCCGGCCAGCCCGACGCCAGCATCTACGTGGTGCAGGACGGGCTGCTGGAGCTCTGTCTGCCGGGACCT GATGGGAAGGAGTGTGTGGTGAAGGAAGTGGTTCCTGGGGACAGTGTCAACAGCCTTCTAAGCATCCTGGATGTCATCACC ggccaccagcaCCCCCAGCGTACTGTGTCCGCCCGAGCGGCCCGAGATTCCACGGTGCTGCGGCTGCCGGTGGAGGCCTTCTCAGCCGTCTTCACCAAGTACCCCGAGAGCTTGGTGCGAGTGGTGCAG ATCATCATGGTGAGGTTGCAGCGGGTCACTTTCCTGGCGCTTCACAACTACCTGGGTCTGACCAACGAGCTCTTCAGCCAT gagaTCCAGCCTCTGCGCCTCTTCCCCAGCCCGGGCCTCCCATCCCGCACCAGCCCAGTGCGTGGCTCCAAGCGGGTGGCCAGCACCTCAGCTACTGAGGAGCCAAGGGAGACCCCTGGCCGGCCACCTGACCCCACTGGTGCTCCACTGCCCGGACCTGCAG GGGACCCAGTGAAGCCCACATCCCTGGAAGCCCCCTCAGCCCCCTTGCTAAGTCGCTGCATCTCCATGCCAGTGGACATCTCAG GCTTGCAGGGTGGCCCCCGCTCAGACTTCGACATGGCATATGAACGTGGCCGGATCTCCGTGTCCCTGCAGGAAGAGGCCTCAGGGGCACCCCAGGCAACCCCTGCTCGG ACACCTACTCAGGAGCTCCGGGAGCAGCCGGCAGGCGCCTGTGAGTACAGCTACTGTGAGGATGAGTCGGCCACTGGCGGGTGCCCCTTCGGGCCCTACCAGGGCCGCCAAACAAGCAGCATCTTTGAGGCAGCAAAGCGGGAGCTGGCCAAGCTGATGCGGATTGAG GACCCCTCCCTCCTGAATAGCCGAGTCTTGCTGCATCATGCCAAAGCCGGCACCATCATTGCCCGCCAAGGGGACCAG GATGTGAGCCTGCACTTCGTGCTCTGGGGCTGCCTGCACGTCTACCAGCGCATGATAGACAAGGCCGAGGACGTCTGCCTGTTCGTGGCACAGCCTGGAGAGCTGGTGGGCCAGCTGGCGGTACTCACCGGCGAGCCCCTCATCTTCACGCTGCGAGCCCAGCGCGACTGCACCTTTCTGCGGATCTCCAAGTCCGACTTCTATGA GATCATGCGTGCCCAGCCCAGTGTGGTGCTGAGCGCCGCGCACACCGTAGCCGCGAGGATGTCGCCCTTTGTGCGCCAGATGGACTTTGCCATTGACTGGACGGCAGTGGAGGCGGGACGCGCACTATACAG gcagggcGACCGCTCCGACTGCACTTACATCGTGCTCAATGGGCGGCTGCGCAGTGTTATCCAGCGTGGCAGCGGCAAGAAGGAGCTGGTGGGCGAGTATGGCCGCGGGGATCTCATAGGAGTG GTGGAGGCACTGACAAGGCAGCCACGCGCCACGACGGTGCACGCGGTGCGTGACACGGAGCTGGCCAAACTCCCCGAGGGCACCCTAGGCCACATCAAACGTCGGTACCCGCAG GTCGTGACCCGCCTCATCCATCTGCTGAGCCAGAAAATTCTGGGGAATTTGCAGCAGCTGCAAGGACCCTTCCCAG GCTCGGGACTGGGTGTCCCCCCTCACTCGGAACTCACCAACCCAGCCAGCAATCTGGCAACGGTGGCAGTGCTGCCCGTGTGTGCCGAGGTGCCCATGGTGGCCTTCATGCTGGAGCTGCAGCATGCTCTGCAAGCCATTG gcccCACACTCCTCCTCAACAGTGACATCATCCGGGCACGCCTGGGAGCCTCTGCACTGGACAG CATCCAAGAATTCCGGCTGTCAGGGTGGCTGGCGCAGCAGGAGGACACGCACCGCATAGTGCTCTACCAGACCGACGCATCGCTGACACCCTGGACCGTGCGCTGCCTGCGCCAGGCCGACTGCATCCTCATCGTCGGCCTGGGCGACCAGGAGCCCACGCTGGGCCAG CTGGAGCAGATGCTAGAGAACACGGCGGTACGTGCCCTCAAGCAGCTGGTCCTGCTGCACCGTGAGGAGGGCCTGGGCCCCACACGCACCGTGGAGTGGCTCAACATGCGCAGCTGGTGCTCGGGACACCTGCATCTGCGCTGTCCGCGCCGCCTCTTCTCTCGCCGCAGCCCGGCCAAGCTG CACGAGCTTTATGAGAAGGTTTTCTCCAGGCGCGCAGACAAACACAGCGACTTCTCCCGCCTGGCGCGGGTGCTCACAGGCAACACCATCGCCCTGGtgctgggcgggggcggggccag GGGCTGCTCACACATCGGGGTGCTGAAGGCATTAGAGGAGGCGGGGGTCCCTGTTGACCTGGTGGGCGGCACGTCTATCGGCTCCTTCATAGGAGCCCTGTATGCCGAGGAGCGAAGCGCCAGCCGCACGAAGCAGCGGGCCCGGGAGTGGGCCAAG AGCATGACTTCAGTGCTGGAGCCCGTGCTGGACCTCACCTACCCTGTCACCTCTATGTTCACGGGGTCGGCCTTCAACCGCAGCGTCCACCGTGTCTTCCAGGACAAGCAGATTGAG GACCTGTGGCTGCCATACTTCAACGTGACCACGGACATCACTGCCTCGGCCATGCGTGTCCACAAAGATG GCTCCCTGTGGCGATACGTGCGTGCCAGCATGACTCTCTCGGGCTACCTGCCGCCACTGTGCGACCCCAAGGACGGGCACCTCCTCATGGACGGCGGCTACATCAACAACCTGCCAG CGGACATCGCCCGCAGCATGGGTGCCAAGACGGTCATTGCCATTGACGTGGGGAGCCAGGACGAGACGGACCTCAGCACCTACGGGGACAGCCTGTCTGGCTGGTGGCTGCTGTGGAAGCGGCTGAACCCCTGGGCAGACAAGATCAAGGTTCCAGACATGGCTGAAATCCAGTCTCGCCTGGCCTATGTGTCCTGCGTGCGGCAGCTGGAGGTGGTGAAGTCCAGCTCCTACTGCGAGTACCTGCGCCCGCCCATTGACTGCTTCAAGACCATGGACTTCGGGAAGTTCGACCAGATCTAT GATGTGGGCTACCAGTATGGGAAGGCCGTGTTTGGGGGCTGGAGCCGGGGCGACATCATTGAAAAGATGCTCACGGACCGGCGATCTGCTGACCTTAATGAGAGCCGCCGTGCAGAC GTGCTCGCCTTCCCCAGCTCCGGCTTCACCGACTTGGCAGAGATCGTGTCCCGGATCGAACCCCCCACGAGCTATGTTTCAGATGGCTGTGCTGATG GGGAGGAGTCAGATTGCCTAACGGAGTACGAGGAAGACGCGGGACCCGACTGCTCGCGGGACGAAGGGGGCTCTCCCGAGGGCGCGAGCCCCAGCACTGCCTCTGAGATG gaggaggagaagtcgATTCTCAGGCACCGGCGCTGTCTGCCGCAGGACCCTCCCAGCTCAGCTACGGATGCCTGA
- the PNPLA6 gene encoding neuropathy target esterase isoform X4, whose amino-acid sequence MEAPLQTGMVLGVMIGAGVVVLVTAVLILLLVRRLRVPKTPAPDGPRYRFRKRDKVLFYGRKIMRKVSQSTSSLVDASVSTTSRPRMKKKLKMLNIAKKILRIQKEAPTLQRKEPPPSVLEADLTEGDLANSHLPSEVLYMLKNVRVLGHFEKPLFLELCRHMVFQRLGQGDYVFRPGQPDASIYVVQDGLLELCLPGPDGKECVVKEVVPGDSVNSLLSILDVITGHQHPQRTVSARAARDSTVLRLPVEAFSAVFTKYPESLVRVVQIIMVRLQRVTFLALHNYLGLTNELFSHEIQPLRLFPSPGLPSRTSPVRGSKRVASTSATEEPRETPGRPPDPTGAPLPGPAGDPVKPTSLEAPSAPLLSRCISMPVDISGLQGGPRSDFDMAYERGRISVSLQEEASGAPQATPARTPTQELREQPAGACEYSYCEDESATGGCPFGPYQGRQTSSIFEAAKRELAKLMRIEDPSLLNSRVLLHHAKAGTIIARQGDQDVSLHFVLWGCLHVYQRMIDKAEDVCLFVAQPGELVGQLAVLTGEPLIFTLRAQRDCTFLRISKSDFYEIMRAQPSVVLSAAHTVAARMSPFVRQMDFAIDWTAVEAGRALYRQGDRSDCTYIVLNGRLRSVIQRGSGKKELVGEYGRGDLIGVVEALTRQPRATTVHAVRDTELAKLPEGTLGHIKRRYPQVVTRLIHLLSQKILGNLQQLQGPFPGSGLGVPPHSELTNPASNLATVAVLPVCAEVPMVAFMLELQHALQAIGPTLLLNSDIIRARLGASALDSIQEFRLSGWLAQQEDTHRIVLYQTDASLTPWTVRCLRQADCILIVGLGDQEPTLGQLEQMLENTAVRALKQLVLLHREEGLGPTRTVEWLNMRSWCSGHLHLRCPRRLFSRRSPAKLHELYEKVFSRRADKHSDFSRLARVLTGNTIALVLGGGGARGCSHIGVLKALEEAGVPVDLVGGTSIGSFIGALYAEERSASRTKQRAREWAKSMTSVLEPVLDLTYPVTSMFTGSAFNRSVHRVFQDKQIEDLWLPYFNVTTDITASAMRVHKDGSLWRYVRASMTLSGYLPPLCDPKDGHLLMDGGYINNLPADIARSMGAKTVIAIDVGSQDETDLSTYGDSLSGWWLLWKRLNPWADKIKVPDMAEIQSRLAYVSCVRQLEVVKSSSYCEYLRPPIDCFKTMDFGKFDQIYDVGYQYGKAVFGGWSRGDIIEKMLTDRRSADLNESRRADVLAFPSSGFTDLAEIVSRIEPPTSYVSDGCADGEESDCLTEYEEDAGPDCSRDEGGSPEGASPSTASEMEEEKSILRHRRCLPQDPPSSATDA is encoded by the exons ATGGAGGCCCCGCTGCAAACAGGAATG GTGCTGGGCGTGATGATCGGGGCTGGAGTTGTGGTGCTGGTCACGGCCGTGCTCATCCTCCTGCTGGTGCGGAGGCTTCGAGTACCGA AAACCCCAGCCCCGGATGGCCCGCGGTATCGGTTCCGGAAGAGAGACAAAGTGCTTTTCTATGGCCGGAAGATTATGCGGAAG GTGTCACAATCCACTTCTTCCCTGGTGGACGCCTCCGTCTCCACCACTTCGCGGCCACGCATGAAGAAGAAACttaagatgctcaacattgccaAGAA gaTCCTGCGCATCCAGAAAGAGGCGCCAACGCTGCAGCGGAAGGAGCCGCCACCCTCCGTGCTGGAGGCTGACCTGACGGAGGGTGACCTGGCCAACTCCCACCTGCCCTCCGAGGTGCTCTACATGCTGAAGAACGTCCG GGTGCTGGGCCACTTCGAGAAGCCGCTCTTCCTGGAGCTCTGCCGGCACATGGTCTTCCAGCGTCTCGGCCAGGGTGACTACGTCTTCCGGCCCGGCCAGCCCGACGCCAGCATCTACGTGGTGCAGGACGGGCTGCTGGAGCTCTGTCTGCCGGGACCT GATGGGAAGGAGTGTGTGGTGAAGGAAGTGGTTCCTGGGGACAGTGTCAACAGCCTTCTAAGCATCCTGGATGTCATCACC ggccaccagcaCCCCCAGCGTACTGTGTCCGCCCGAGCGGCCCGAGATTCCACGGTGCTGCGGCTGCCGGTGGAGGCCTTCTCAGCCGTCTTCACCAAGTACCCCGAGAGCTTGGTGCGAGTGGTGCAG ATCATCATGGTGAGGTTGCAGCGGGTCACTTTCCTGGCGCTTCACAACTACCTGGGTCTGACCAACGAGCTCTTCAGCCAT gagaTCCAGCCTCTGCGCCTCTTCCCCAGCCCGGGCCTCCCATCCCGCACCAGCCCAGTGCGTGGCTCCAAGCGGGTGGCCAGCACCTCAGCTACTGAGGAGCCAAGGGAGACCCCTGGCCGGCCACCTGACCCCACTGGTGCTCCACTGCCCGGACCTGCAG GGGACCCAGTGAAGCCCACATCCCTGGAAGCCCCCTCAGCCCCCTTGCTAAGTCGCTGCATCTCCATGCCAGTGGACATCTCAG GCTTGCAGGGTGGCCCCCGCTCAGACTTCGACATGGCATATGAACGTGGCCGGATCTCCGTGTCCCTGCAGGAAGAGGCCTCAGGGGCACCCCAGGCAACCCCTGCTCGG ACACCTACTCAGGAGCTCCGGGAGCAGCCGGCAGGCGCCTGTGAGTACAGCTACTGTGAGGATGAGTCGGCCACTGGCGGGTGCCCCTTCGGGCCCTACCAGGGCCGCCAAACAAGCAGCATCTTTGAGGCAGCAAAGCGGGAGCTGGCCAAGCTGATGCGGATTGAG GACCCCTCCCTCCTGAATAGCCGAGTCTTGCTGCATCATGCCAAAGCCGGCACCATCATTGCCCGCCAAGGGGACCAG GATGTGAGCCTGCACTTCGTGCTCTGGGGCTGCCTGCACGTCTACCAGCGCATGATAGACAAGGCCGAGGACGTCTGCCTGTTCGTGGCACAGCCTGGAGAGCTGGTGGGCCAGCTGGCGGTACTCACCGGCGAGCCCCTCATCTTCACGCTGCGAGCCCAGCGCGACTGCACCTTTCTGCGGATCTCCAAGTCCGACTTCTATGA GATCATGCGTGCCCAGCCCAGTGTGGTGCTGAGCGCCGCGCACACCGTAGCCGCGAGGATGTCGCCCTTTGTGCGCCAGATGGACTTTGCCATTGACTGGACGGCAGTGGAGGCGGGACGCGCACTATACAG gcagggcGACCGCTCCGACTGCACTTACATCGTGCTCAATGGGCGGCTGCGCAGTGTTATCCAGCGTGGCAGCGGCAAGAAGGAGCTGGTGGGCGAGTATGGCCGCGGGGATCTCATAGGAGTG GTGGAGGCACTGACAAGGCAGCCACGCGCCACGACGGTGCACGCGGTGCGTGACACGGAGCTGGCCAAACTCCCCGAGGGCACCCTAGGCCACATCAAACGTCGGTACCCGCAG GTCGTGACCCGCCTCATCCATCTGCTGAGCCAGAAAATTCTGGGGAATTTGCAGCAGCTGCAAGGACCCTTCCCAG GCTCGGGACTGGGTGTCCCCCCTCACTCGGAACTCACCAACCCAGCCAGCAATCTGGCAACGGTGGCAGTGCTGCCCGTGTGTGCCGAGGTGCCCATGGTGGCCTTCATGCTGGAGCTGCAGCATGCTCTGCAAGCCATTG gcccCACACTCCTCCTCAACAGTGACATCATCCGGGCACGCCTGGGAGCCTCTGCACTGGACAG CATCCAAGAATTCCGGCTGTCAGGGTGGCTGGCGCAGCAGGAGGACACGCACCGCATAGTGCTCTACCAGACCGACGCATCGCTGACACCCTGGACCGTGCGCTGCCTGCGCCAGGCCGACTGCATCCTCATCGTCGGCCTGGGCGACCAGGAGCCCACGCTGGGCCAG CTGGAGCAGATGCTAGAGAACACGGCGGTACGTGCCCTCAAGCAGCTGGTCCTGCTGCACCGTGAGGAGGGCCTGGGCCCCACACGCACCGTGGAGTGGCTCAACATGCGCAGCTGGTGCTCGGGACACCTGCATCTGCGCTGTCCGCGCCGCCTCTTCTCTCGCCGCAGCCCGGCCAAGCTG CACGAGCTTTATGAGAAGGTTTTCTCCAGGCGCGCAGACAAACACAGCGACTTCTCCCGCCTGGCGCGGGTGCTCACAGGCAACACCATCGCCCTGGtgctgggcgggggcggggccag GGGCTGCTCACACATCGGGGTGCTGAAGGCATTAGAGGAGGCGGGGGTCCCTGTTGACCTGGTGGGCGGCACGTCTATCGGCTCCTTCATAGGAGCCCTGTATGCCGAGGAGCGAAGCGCCAGCCGCACGAAGCAGCGGGCCCGGGAGTGGGCCAAG AGCATGACTTCAGTGCTGGAGCCCGTGCTGGACCTCACCTACCCTGTCACCTCTATGTTCACGGGGTCGGCCTTCAACCGCAGCGTCCACCGTGTCTTCCAGGACAAGCAGATTGAG GACCTGTGGCTGCCATACTTCAACGTGACCACGGACATCACTGCCTCGGCCATGCGTGTCCACAAAGATG GCTCCCTGTGGCGATACGTGCGTGCCAGCATGACTCTCTCGGGCTACCTGCCGCCACTGTGCGACCCCAAGGACGGGCACCTCCTCATGGACGGCGGCTACATCAACAACCTGCCAG CGGACATCGCCCGCAGCATGGGTGCCAAGACGGTCATTGCCATTGACGTGGGGAGCCAGGACGAGACGGACCTCAGCACCTACGGGGACAGCCTGTCTGGCTGGTGGCTGCTGTGGAAGCGGCTGAACCCCTGGGCAGACAAGATCAAGGTTCCAGACATGGCTGAAATCCAGTCTCGCCTGGCCTATGTGTCCTGCGTGCGGCAGCTGGAGGTGGTGAAGTCCAGCTCCTACTGCGAGTACCTGCGCCCGCCCATTGACTGCTTCAAGACCATGGACTTCGGGAAGTTCGACCAGATCTAT GATGTGGGCTACCAGTATGGGAAGGCCGTGTTTGGGGGCTGGAGCCGGGGCGACATCATTGAAAAGATGCTCACGGACCGGCGATCTGCTGACCTTAATGAGAGCCGCCGTGCAGAC GTGCTCGCCTTCCCCAGCTCCGGCTTCACCGACTTGGCAGAGATCGTGTCCCGGATCGAACCCCCCACGAGCTATGTTTCAGATGGCTGTGCTGATG GGGAGGAGTCAGATTGCCTAACGGAGTACGAGGAAGACGCGGGACCCGACTGCTCGCGGGACGAAGGGGGCTCTCCCGAGGGCGCGAGCCCCAGCACTGCCTCTGAGATG gaggaggagaagtcgATTCTCAGGCACCGGCGCTGTCTGCCGCAGGACCCTCCCAGCTCAGCTACGGATGCCTGA